In Piliocolobus tephrosceles isolate RC106 chromosome 4, ASM277652v3, whole genome shotgun sequence, the following are encoded in one genomic region:
- the NDFIP1 gene encoding NEDD4 family-interacting protein 1, translated as MALALAALAAVEPACGSRYQQLQNEEESGEPEQAAGDAPPPYSSISAESAAYFDYKDESGFPKPPSYNVATTLPSYDEAERTKAEATIPLVPGRDEDFVGRDDFDDADQLRIGNDGIFMLTFFMAFLFNWIGFFLSFCLTTSAAGRYGAISGFGLSLIKWILIVRFSTYFPGYFDGQYWLWWVFLVLGFLLFLRGFINYAKVRKMPETFSNLPRTRVLFIY; from the exons ttacaGAATGAAGAAGAGTCTGGAGAACCTGAACAGGCTGCCGGTGATGCTCCTCCACCTTACAGCAGCATTTCTGCAGAGAGCGCAG CATATTTTGACTACAAGGATGAGTCTGGGTTTCCAAAGCCCCCATCTTACAATGTAGCTACAACACTGCCCAGTTATGATGAAGCGGAGCGGACCAAGGCTGAAGCTACTATCCCTTTGGTTCCTGGGAGA GATGAGGATTTTGTGGGTCGGGATGATTTTGATGATGCTGACCAGCTGAGGATAGGAAATGATGGGATTTTCATGTTAACTTTCTTCA TGGCATTCCTCTTTAACTGGATTgggtttttcctgtctttttgcCTGACCACTTCAGCTGCAGGAAGGTATGGGGCCATTTCAGGATTTGGTCTCTCTCTAATTAAATGGATCCTGATTGTCAGG ttttccacCTATTTCCCTGGATATTTTGATGGTCAGTACTGGCTCTGGTGGGTGTTCCTGGTTTTAG gcTTTCTCCTGTTTCTCAGAGGATTTATCAATTATGCAAAAGTTCGGAAGATGCCAGAAACTTTCTCAAATCTCCCCAGGACCAGAGttctctttatttattaa